In the Actinomycetota bacterium genome, one interval contains:
- a CDS encoding class I SAM-dependent methyltransferase has translation MIEADDVGRRVEEQSSWYHTMELAPGIVTPGFFDLRPVVDALPWPRIEGLRCLDVATMDGFYAFELERRGAAEVVAVDIEDQADLDWLPRERPTDLQRGRESTGARFDLAHQALGSEVSRQIVNVYDLSPERIGVFDVVIVGALLEHLRDPLAALEAVRSVTRGVLLSVEQVDLRTSVLLRGTPVQRLVGHTRTWSEPNRAGHLAMLQVTGFDIVDARMVGIPLGPSGRDRPSGPGLPGLLRRWVRRLGRQVLTGTPHWPFSAVHARPASDLPQHADHG, from the coding sequence GTGATCGAGGCCGACGACGTCGGAAGACGGGTCGAGGAGCAGTCCTCCTGGTACCACACGATGGAGCTCGCCCCCGGGATCGTGACCCCGGGTTTCTTCGACCTCCGCCCCGTCGTGGACGCGCTGCCGTGGCCCCGCATCGAGGGCCTGCGCTGCCTCGACGTGGCGACGATGGACGGCTTCTACGCGTTCGAACTCGAGCGTCGGGGCGCCGCCGAGGTGGTCGCGGTGGACATCGAGGACCAGGCCGACCTCGACTGGCTCCCGCGCGAGCGACCGACGGATCTGCAACGCGGACGCGAGTCCACGGGCGCGCGTTTCGATCTGGCTCACCAGGCGCTGGGCTCCGAGGTGTCACGGCAGATCGTGAACGTCTACGACCTGTCGCCCGAGCGCATCGGGGTGTTCGATGTCGTGATCGTCGGGGCGCTGCTGGAGCACCTGCGCGATCCGCTCGCGGCGCTGGAGGCGGTTCGGTCGGTCACGCGGGGCGTGCTGCTGTCGGTCGAGCAGGTCGACCTGCGTACGTCGGTGCTGCTGCGCGGCACCCCGGTCCAGCGGCTCGTGGGCCACACCCGGACGTGGAGCGAGCCGAACCGGGCGGGCCACCTCGCGATGCTGCAGGTGACCGGCTTCGACATCGTCGACGCGCGCATGGTCGGCATCCCTCTGGGGCCGAGCGGGCGTGACCGGCCCAGCGGCCCTGGTCTGCCCGGTCTGCTGCGAAGGTGGGTGCGCCGGCTGGGACGGCAGGTACTGACGGGAACGCCCCACTGGCCCTTCTCGGCCGTCCACGCGCGCCCGGCTTCCGACCTTCCGCAGCACGCTGACCACGGCTGA
- a CDS encoding ABC transporter permease → MSSTSSQPAAARPVLELRAGPVSVRELLGNLTAHLDLLPLLARQHFQGQFRAARLGLAWSAIQPLIRGAVLAVIFTQVVPIGTEVSYPAFIFAGTAVWAYLSQVVTTGTTSISASAVLANKVYFPRLLLPAMPAAAALPAYLLNLVVVVLLVLVFGEPLTLHVVTLPATVLLGCVLVTVASAVLGLLHVYYRDVGPLVTALMGVAFYATPIIYPAERLGQWRWLLEVNPLTGAVAAVRWSLFGGDEDLGNAVWWALAWIVALSIAAVLAYRSHDALCTDRL, encoded by the coding sequence ATGTCCTCCACCTCGAGCCAGCCCGCCGCGGCTCGTCCCGTCCTCGAGCTGCGAGCCGGTCCCGTGTCGGTCCGCGAGCTGCTCGGGAACCTGACCGCGCACCTCGACCTGCTGCCGCTGCTCGCGCGTCAGCACTTCCAGGGACAGTTCCGGGCGGCCCGTCTCGGCCTCGCGTGGAGCGCGATCCAGCCCCTGATCCGGGGCGCGGTCCTCGCCGTGATCTTCACCCAGGTCGTGCCCATCGGGACGGAGGTCAGCTACCCCGCGTTCATCTTCGCCGGGACCGCGGTTTGGGCGTACCTGTCGCAGGTCGTCACGACCGGCACCACGTCGATCAGCGCGAGTGCGGTGCTGGCGAACAAGGTGTACTTCCCGCGGCTGTTGCTCCCGGCGATGCCGGCGGCTGCCGCGCTCCCGGCGTACCTGCTCAACCTCGTCGTCGTCGTGCTTCTGGTGCTCGTCTTCGGCGAGCCGCTCACCCTCCACGTGGTGACGCTGCCGGCCACGGTCCTGCTGGGCTGCGTGCTGGTCACCGTCGCTTCCGCCGTGCTCGGGTTGCTGCACGTCTACTACCGCGACGTCGGTCCGTTGGTCACGGCGTTGATGGGCGTCGCGTTCTACGCGACGCCCATCATCTACCCCGCGGAGCGGCTCGGGCAGTGGCGCTGGTTGCTCGAGGTCAACCCTTTGACCGGTGCCGTCGCGGCGGTGCGCTGGTCGCTGTTCGGAGGCGACGAGGACCTCGGCAACGCGGTGTGGTGGGCCCTCGCGTGGATCGTCGCGCTCTCGATCGCGGCCGTACTGGCGTACCGAAGTCACGACGCGCTGTGCACGGACCGGCTGTGA